The Triticum dicoccoides isolate Atlit2015 ecotype Zavitan chromosome 6A, WEW_v2.0, whole genome shotgun sequence genome has a window encoding:
- the LOC119316974 gene encoding beta-1,4-mannosyl-glycoprotein 4-beta-N-acetylglucosaminyltransferase-like yields the protein MESAGYYTNCKKTDGICEGICDGEHGSKAVLSMSRLKCALRGFDLKALLFLLIGVPIIIFVIYVHGQKVTYFLRPIWEKPPKPFTVLPHYYHENVSMANLCKLHGWKVREAPRRVFDAVLFSNELDILDIRWHELSPYVSEFVLLESNSTFTGLEKKLHFKENRQKFEFAESRLTYGMIGGRFVKGENPFVEESYQRVALDQLLKIAGITDDDLLIMSDVDEIPSGHTINLLRWCDDTPEILHLQLKNYLYSFQFMLDDKSWRASVHRYRAGKTRYAHYRQTDDLLADSGWHCSFCFRYINDFVFKMKAYSHVDRIRFSYFLNPKRIQHVICQGADLFDMLPEEYTFQEIIAKLGPIPSTYSAVHLPAYLLEKVDQYRYLLPGNCMRESG from the exons ATGGAGTCTGCCGGCTACTACACCAACTGCAAGAAGACCGACGGAATCTGCGAGGGCATCTGCGACGGCGAG CATGGTTCAAAGGCTGTTCTGAGCATGTCAAGGCTGAAGTGTGCACTTCGGGGATTTGATTTAAAGGCCCTTCTGTTCCTGCTGATTGGTGTGCCGATTATAATTTTCGTCATATATGTTCATGGCCAGAAGGTCACTTATTTCCTCAGACCAATCTGGGAGAAGCCCCCGAAGCCTTTCACTGTACTTCCTCACTACTATCATGAAAATGTTTCGATGGCAAACCTCTGCAAGTTGCATGGATGGAAGGTCCGAGAGGCTCCACGGCGTGTCTTTGACGCGGTGCTTTTCAGCAACGAGCTCGACATTCTTGATATTCGTTGGCACGAGCTTAGCCCGTATGTGTCAGAATTTGTGCTGCTCGAGTCCAATTCAACATTTACTGGCCTTGAAAAGAAGCTCCACTTCAAGGAAAACCGCCAAAAGTTTGAGTTTGCTGAATCACGGTTGACCTATGGTATGATAGGGGGGAGGTTTGTGAAGGGTGAGAACCCATTTGTGGAGGAATCATATCAGAGAGTCGCGCTTGACCAGCTTCTAAAGATCGCCGGGATCACCGACGATGACCTGTTGATTATGTCTGATGTTGATGAGATCCCAAGTGGTCATACAATCAACCTGTTGAGATGGTGCGATGATACGCCTGAGATACTTCACCTTCAGCTGAAGAACTATCTCTACTCGTTTCAATTTATGCTTGATGATAAGAGTTGGAGGGCTTCAGTACACAGATACCGAGCGGGGAAGACGAGGTATGCCCATTACCGGCAAACTGACGACCTTCTGGCAGACTCAGGATGGCACTGCAGCTTTTGCTTTCGGTACATAAATGATTTTGTCTTCAAAATGAAAGCCTACAGCCATGTGGACCGGATCAGATTCAGCTACTTCCTGAACCCCAAAAGAATTCAGCATGTGATATGCCAAGGGGCTGATCTCTTTGATATGCTTCCGGAGGAGTACACGTTCCAAGAGATCATCGCCAAGCTTGGTCCAATCCCAAGTACGTATTCAGCGGTTCATCTTCCCGCCTATCTGCTCGAGAAGGTTGATCAGTACAGGtatcttcttcctggcaactgcatGAGAGAAAGTGGGTAG